One Lycium ferocissimum isolate CSIRO_LF1 unplaced genomic scaffold, AGI_CSIRO_Lferr_CH_V1 ctg1407, whole genome shotgun sequence genomic region harbors:
- the LOC132042206 gene encoding probable pectate lyase P56 has product MDSYITNFNLLVVLILLVFVAIGSADNAPRRKLGNKKYKGPCMAINAIDKCWRCDPNWADDRQKMADCAMGFGTNAMGGKSGPYYIVTDPSDDDVVDPKPGTLRFGVIQRGPLWITFAKNMKIKLSRELIVNSNKTIDGRGVNVHIANGAGIKIQCASHVIISNLRIHNIVPTPGGLLRESEDHIGLRSGDEGDAISIFNSRDIWIDHISMSRATDGLIDAVADSTNITISNCHFTDHEKVMLFGADDHNEVDKEMKITLAYNHFGKRLDQRMPRCRFGFFHLVNNDYTHWERYAIGGSSGATIISQGNRFIAVDKLLVKEVTYREKSTSSVEEWMKWTWISDGDDMENGATFTPSGDQHLLDKIDHLNLIKPEPSSLVGKLTKFSGALACKIGCKC; this is encoded by the exons atggaCTCCTACATAACAAATTTCAATTTACTCGTTGTCCTCATTCTCCTTGTATTTGTCGCTATAGGGTCAGCAGACAACGCTCCAAGAAGGAAACTCGGGAATAAGAAATACAAAGGCCCATGCATGGCCATAAATGCTATTGACAAGTGCTGGCGATGCGACCCTAATTGGGCCGATGATCGCCAGAAAATGGCCGACTGCGCAATGGGCTTTGGCACCAATGCGATGGGAGGAAAGTCGGGCCCATACTACATCGTCACAGATCCTTCTGATGACGATGTTGTCGATCCTAAGCCCGGAACTCTCCGATTCGGCGTGATCCAAAGGGGTCCCTTGTGGATCACATTTGccaaaaacatgaaaattaaaTTAAGTAGGGAACTTATTGTGAATAGCAATAAAACAATTGATGGACGTGGAGTTAATGTTCACATAGCAAATGGAGCTGGCATTAAAATACAATGTGCATCACATGTTATTATCTCTAACCTTCGCATTCACAATATAGTACCTACCCCGGGTGGCTTGCTTAGGGAGTCCGAGGACCACATTGGCCTAAGGAGCGGAGATGAAG GTGATGCCATCAGTATCTTCAATTCTCGTGATATATGGATTGACCACATCTCTATGTCCCGTGCAACCGATGGTCTTATCGACGCTGTTGCTGATTCCACTAATATTACCATATCCAACTGCCACTTTACTGACCATGAAAAAGTAATGTTGTTTGGTGCTGATGATCATAATGAAGTTGACAAGGAAATGAAAATTACATTAGCATATAACCATTTTGGAAAGAGGTTGGATCAAAGGATGCCTAGATGCAGATTTGGATTTTTCCATTTGGTGAACAATGACTACACCCATTGGGAAAG GTATGCTATTGGGGGGAGCAGTGGAGCAACCATCATCAGCCAGGGCAATAGATTTATTGCTGTGGATAAATTGTTGGTGAAAGAGGTGACATATAGAGAAAAAAGTACTTCAAGTGTGGAAGAATGGATGAAATGGACATGGATATCAGATGGTGATGATATGGAAAATGGTGCTACATTTACACCATCTGGTGACCAACATTTACTTGACAAAATTGATCATCTCAATTTGATTAAACCAGAACCATCTTCTTTAGTTGGAAAACTTACTAAGTTTTCTGGTGCTTTGGCTTGCAAAATTGGATGTAAATgctaa